CTGTCTTAATGTTAATGAATGACCTgccaaatatataaataaataacactcaTGTCACTGAGTAGTTTTATCTTGCTTGATTTTCAGTGGCAGAAAATGCATGTACAGAAAATATTGAACAGTGTTGAGATTTCAGAGCTACCAAAGCATCTTTAAAATACGGAACTGTGGCTGTATTGATACAATACATTCACACAAGGAAACAAGAAGCACAAAACTTGGGTAAACTTTCATTTCACAACATGCACAAGCATAATGCCATATTCTATAAGATTTAACTACACGACAGAGTCTAGCTGTCCAAGAACTACACATGTCCCTGCTAAATTTTCCCATATCATTGTAAAACGACTACTTAGTAGTACTGTTGCATGCTTTTCCATTTTGGCACAACATCTGTTCCTTCAGCAGAGGTCCTGCTAGCAACTGACCCCATTCTCACTGCAAGGCATTCTCATTCCAATTAATCCTCCTTGTGCAAGACTCATTTTCAGTCTTACACTAAACCACAAACATATATTGCATGTTTGACTATTTTTAATCAAGGCAATCACCAGAAATGACTAATATGTTGTCTTCTTTGAAGTAGTTGTCACCTCAGTAGTTTTGTGTTACTAGCAAGCCAAGAGTACAACCTTAGTTGCACAGCATATAAGAACCTGGTAACAGAGCACATCAGGTTAAGGTCTGAGCCCTGGTCTTTTAGGCAAACAAAATGCTCTCAAATTCCTTTTACTAGAAACACAAAAGCTCTACCACATACTGAGAAATCGGTGACACTGCATAGAACATATAGCATGTTTCATACCAAGCACTTTTTCATGTTGCAATCAGCATGGTGCAATACTTTAAGAGGAAggaatgtgaacacacacacacacacacacacacacactttcttaaacaCGCCCCCATtcatcacacatttaaaaaaaacaaaaaaccaccaAACCTACTCTTTGCACACGCATACAGAGCACAGACTGGAACAGTCTTCCCTACCTTAAGCGCATGTCAGCACCACGCGAAGACATCCTTCGCAACAGGTAAGCCTTATCCAAGATTGTTAGAAATGTCATGCTTGACAAATCAGATGTCAAGaactaaacatttttgctaGGAGTGCTCATAGCTATTGAGAGCAAAGTCAAGCGCGTTAAGGTGTGTTCCCATACCTTGCCTGCGTCTTAGATAGGTGTCAACAGGCTCTGAATGGTAGGTCAGTTCTGCCCCAGCCTGAAGGAACAGAAGATAACATTCCTTTGAAGTGACACCTCAGCTGTAAGCCCTGAATTATTGAAGTTGTGTACCCAAATTGTTCTCTTGTTCTAGTAAAGAAATGTACAAAGAATGGCTAGTGGGAATTAATAGCAAAGAAATAGAAAAACCTTTTGCCCTATTAAGGTGGTGGTAATAGTAGTATACAGGTAGCACTTTTTTATGGTCCTCTGTAGATGCTTTGTAAATTAGTTTAACATTCACcagaatataaattaaatgcaaCTGAAATCCAATAGGAAATACAATAGATTATATTAAATCTAAGCCTAAACATGACCCCAGCCTAAACTTTAACTTAAACCTAATTCTAAATCTAAGACTCACCTGTTGCGAATCACATCAACTGCCAGTTTGTTAGGTTTGTACATCTGTAGATAATCTATAGGCGACCATCAATATAAAGTGGAACTGAGTTACAAGTTACACATAACCTACCAGCATAAAATCAAATACAGGAAATTCAAGAAGTTCAGGAAATTCAATATAAAAGTAAGGGAAATTTGCAAGTTTTTTAAATACCTGACATTCCCTATGATAATAGCAATCATTCTTTCCAAAATCTCATTATGGAAACCTATTTGAAAATCGTCCATGGGCATCCTTGAGAAGGCATGGTTGTCCGACCAATTAGGTGTAAATTTAATCCAATTGAACAATTAAGGGGTCACATATTCATGTAACGCCAGAAAGGTGTTTTCAGTATCACACCTTTGTCACACTGCAGTCACCTTGCCTTTGCAAGATGCAAAGATGTTCATGTGAGATACATCATCTtctaatatttacaaaaatatactaTCAAATTATCTTTTTAACATTTGTGATATgggaaacctttttttctcttttgtcaaACATTAAGTTTAAGGTAAGTGCATGAAAAAGACACATTGCTTTATAATGTGGCTGtttatttccatttcttttcAAAATCCATTTCAGTCAATCTTGCATCAATTTAATCTTAAAAAAATCTTGTtccagcaagaaaaaaaaaagaaagaaaaaccttAGCACTTACATTGAggaaatctaaaataaaatcatttttaaatgttttgatggCGGTTTAAATTTTCTGTTCTGTTGATCCTTTTGAGGTACACGAGCCTTTACAGTGCAAGAGTGTCCTCTCTTCCAACTTCAGAATGCTGCTTTCAAGCAGCTTTTAATTACCAATTCTGCCACAATTACAAACCCACAGCAACTTAGGGGGACACAATAAGCAAAGATGATTCACCTTGTTACATATTGTTATTCCAGAAAAGGAACTTTTGCCAGTTGTTCCTGATATAAAAAAGCATTTACTACTTCCAACCCCTGAACATTGATCTGTGAtcttgtttatttgaatctCCACAGTGATACCATGGCAGATGAAGCATCCAGAGTTGTGCAGATGGTGGTTACAGTGGTGATCTTCGTGGTGGGCGTGACCATGAATGGCCTAGTGGTTTGGGTGTTGGGATTACGGCGAAGGAAGCTGCGGGGATCTGTGGGTTGTGAAACGCAAGGCGCAGGAAGCTTCAGGGTATATGTAGTGAATCTAGCAGTGTCTGATCTTGTACTGCTGCTGCGTACACCATTAATGTTAGGCTATCTAGCAAATCACAACAGCTGGCCCTTTGGAGAGCCTGTGTGCCAGCTGGTCATGGTACTGCGCTGCCTTGGATTGTACGCCGGAGCATTTCTGCTGAGCGCCGTGGCAGTGGAGCGCTGTTTGTGCCTGCTACGGCCTGTCTGGGCCAGACTGCGGCGTCCCCGATGGGTTGTGCCAGTAGTCTGCACTCTGCTGTGGATCATCGCCTCTGCCCTGTCTGTGCCCTACATCCAGTCGTCTGGGATCAAGGAATTCAACAACCGTACGCAGTGCATAGAAAACAAAGATGGACATACGTTGATTGTCATGGAGACGGTGGGGGGTTTCCTGCTCCCACTGGTGCTTTTCCTGTCCTGCAACCTAGCGGTAATCCTTGCTGCGAGGCGTGCCGAGAAGAGGCCGACAGTAGtcaccacaccccccacctcccccacctcccccacctccccaacTGGATCCAATTACACCTCACAGAAGATGACTCGCCTATACCAGGTTCTTTTCCTCACCATGCTCATTTTCCTGACCTGTTGGGTACCGTATTTCACCTGCCGTTTTCTGAAGGCACTGTTCGAGGCAAAAGGTTGGCTAGACCTTATGTACAGGGCAATGAAGGGTACATATGTGGCATTGTACCTGGTGTACATTAAGAGCGCACTAAATCCAATCTTGTACGTATTTGCTGCTCGGGGACTGCGACATACTGTCCGTGCCTCGCTGCTCTCCACTATTGAGCGAGTCTTTAATGAGGATATGTCAGAGTCGCTACGCAGGAAGTCCCTGCGACGAAAAGACTCGCAGTTCTAGGAAAGCACAGACCATGAAATACCAATCACTGATCTCAAAGACActacatttttatcatttagCAAATGTgtttgtccagagcaacttacagaagtgctATATGAATTTCCTGGAATAGTTAATTATGAGTGTGCAGTACATAACTGCATGTTCAGATCTGAACTAACAGgaataaagcaaagcaaaaaaccTGATTGATGATCCAATTATGTACTGTATTATGACCCACATGCAGGGACATAGATGGACTGGCCACAGTGGAAGTTGGATTGAAGCACCAGAAAAGCCCTCATTCTTTTGCTTGTAGCTTCTGAGCACTTCATTGGTGAAGTTGTGATTCACAAACAAATTAGTTTGATTACACTTCGAATTTCATGTTAATCAATTCTCCTCCGTTGAGACCAGCTGCAGAGGACACACAAATGGAAGGCCTCCACGTTAACGTGACTGGCCCACAACATTTTTCATCAACCATGCTAGCTTCATTGTAAATAATGACTGATTCAAAAAGACAATAGGTAAAAAGCCATGTGTTCTTTGTATTCTGATGACATGATGTGAAAAATTTAGACCTGCCTGAATTTTTGACCCCTTGTAATAAGGAGGTCTGGTGTCTATGTTGCTGTGCAGTGCATTCTCATGTCTACCAGTCCTCAGTGTAGTTCAAGCATTCAGGCTTTTCCTTTCAGTTGCTGTCCATCTGTAGATAACTTATgacaagattttttttgctgaatttATGCAAGTATTTGAACATATATGGACAAGAAATTAAAACCATTTTCAGCTCAGCATGTGTATTTTCCAGTCGATGTTTTACTTCAACTAAAAGGGCTTTAATGAACAGTTTACAAAGTATATCCAACGTGCGTCCTGCTTCTTGCATAAGGCCATAAACCAAACAGGTATGACTGGTAAATTATGTTTGAAGCCCAGTGAACAAAGAATTACACATGAATGCATGACACATACCTGGCACCTGTGTGCTGAGTATGGCCCaggtttaattttaaaaaataaataacatagaTCAGCCCATTACAATCCAACAATGTTACCTTGTGTTTTGCTCTGCAATGGTAAAGCCTCAAACAGAACATTTGGGCCAAGGTTAACAGCAGCAGAACAGTTAatcaaatgacattttatttatttcaagagAAGCCATATAATACCAATAATTGCATTACAATGGAGTAGAACAATAACAGAAGTAAAATGAACATATAATTTTGTATTGTAATACTGATTTGATATGCTTTACTGGCAGACCTATGCATGTGATTTTGAAAAACTTGAAATTTGTACTCTTCAAGTTAGTATTGCAAGGTCAATGCTAATTGTATATACAGTCACCTGTTTACTCTTcatataaatgagaaaatgtaattgacttaaaatgaagaaaaagaaaaacaataaaattacatttttactggtTAAAAAAATGGTTTATAGAACAATGTCTTCAGTGTTTGTAGTCGCCGGGTGAGTCATCAGTCTATCTGTGTGCTTATGTGCCAGCTCCAGGAAGGCTCTCACAGTCCCAGTGACTTTACTCTGAAGTACCTTCATGACCACTTTGGGATTGGAGACCATTTTCAACATCTGCTCCTAATGAACCAGCTAAGTGTTAGTTGAGTGCTGGTTTCAAGAATCCATCGTGACACAATGCGTATTTCACAAACACCTTCTAAGATTGGCTAAGCACAAGCCTAACGCTGTACTAAACACTCTGATATTGCAGCGTACAAAAGGCAGAACACTGATTCAGCAGCACAGCTGTGCATTATGCAGGCAATACAGCAGGGCAGATGTGGTTTGCCTTAAAGTGTGGCAGGAAGCCATTTCCACTATTCAGCAGGGTGGCTACCAAAAGTTGTTACTACTTTGCTCATAGAGCCCTTTTCTTTAGCCACGATTAAGTCTAAAAGCAGGGCTGTTCAATACATCATTATCACACTGTTAGCTCTGAAgtcacaagtgtgtgtgtgtgtacttcacaGATGTAATATGCAGTATTATCAATATGGGTTTTTCTGTCCATATTATGCAGTCCTATATTACTCTCACCTTTTTCACTAGTAGAATGATATTAGCTTGGAAAGAGCTCTGgctaaatttgacatttttaaattcaaatatcCCATTATGTAATCAAAAATACCCAaaatataccccccccccaccccatataACTCAGTCTTTCTGATATTTAAGCAGCCCTCACTGCCAATCAATCCAGGAACAGGCTTAATCCTTATCTAGGAAACTGGCCAACACTTTATAAAGTCTGACACTTTAGTTGTGGTGCAGCTGGCAGAAACTgcattttttctgtcttgttctGCATCTTTAGCGTCACCCCCTCTTAAACACTCCAAAAGCACAGGAGTCTTGCGTGAAAATGCAACTTTCTATTTTTACAATGTGCAACATAACTAAATGTCTGAAGACCGATGCTCTCAgattatttagatattttctGTTGTAGTTTTTGCCAACTCAGTATACTGTTTTCAAAAGCCGACTTATTCTGACAGCTGGCTTGTTCTTATTCTGAAGTGTTCTGGTTCATCTGGTATATGGTGTAGTCTCATATGACCATCCTACAACTTTGATTCACTTGAAATTACCAACATGACAGCTAATTCCTTATCACTCAACACCATTTTCTTCATATGCCAATGGATACAgtatttaagaaaaacaaaaagttggATTAGCCATCCACCCCATAGCCAGGTACTTTATCTGAGCTATAGTGGGGAAGCCTGaccaaaatatacataaaaaaactACTGTTCTGTACCTGTACTGAGAGCTCACCATCAGGCTGAGGAGGTACAGCAGGAAGGCGCAGGACTGTCTGCTCAGCTAACTGAAAGATCTACCAataaacagaaagtaaaaactAGAGAGAACTTTGACATAagttaaataaaacagtataaCTAATCACTAGACACTGCAATGAGCCATTTGTGCAAAATCCAAAACTTCATATGGTTCATTACTATGCATTTTAAAGATATTAAGACAAGACTATTCATATCATCTGAAGCTGGCTAAAACCAGCTAGCagcaaaaaaagtgaacaaaactGAATCACCTTTTAACAGGAAAGATCAAGGTTTCCTTATTTTTTAAAGGACGGTAAATACAAGACTATTACATCTGTAGTTATGCTAAAAACTATCTGAAATACAAAGAAGCAGTCTTTAGTCATAATGTATGGCACATATTTGTGGGTTCCTGGGGTTGTAACTGTATGGCTCCACCATGTGAGgcatctgtttttttctttccagagcTAAAAGGTTATTAGCAACCACATTTTTAGTTAAATATTACTTAAATGTTGTGTGCCTTAAGCACATCATGGTACCACTTCATGACAATATTACCATGAAAactttacacttacatttacacacacacacacacacacacacacacacacacaaacacacacacacacacaacaatggtTCTATATTAGGCTCAAGGCTGTTAGTTGAACTAAGCTGTAATCATGTAAACAGTGAGGTCTGATCATCAGTAGTCCAACTAAAATCTTAGTAAACCTAAGCTTTGCCTAATTAAATGCCCAGGGAATCaacataatgcattttttagatggaaaaaataaagagagCTTAGTCAGGTATGTGTGTTCACATAAGTACAGTCAGTGGAGGTCATATAAATGCAGTCAGCATGTGCtatgataaattattttgccGGTATCTCTACCACTAACCACATAGTAGCACTGGAAGTCTTGcttccattttaaatgtgtcagtTTTAACCAGTTTAAATGCATagaatttgatttttaaataaaaagcttGCATGTTTAAAAGAAATCGTTAACCCAAGGCAAGGGCATGTTAAACACAGGAAAACATGTAAGGGGATGTCCCAAAAACTAAAAACCTAAGGAAGTGTTTTTCAATCTGTGGTATGCCACATGACTTGTGtgcaatgaaaaaaatatttgttcaaCCTAACCAGCAGTATTTGACATATGTACTTTATCATGACTACAACTCCACTGTAACTTATATTCCCTGCCATGCCCAAACTACTTATAAAATTGTTGAAAAGATCGAAAATTTCTAAATCGTGGAGATAACATACATGTTTGAAAAAAAGATGGGCAGTAGTGTCAAGCATAGTTAAACATCCCTGTTCAATTAGTGGGAGCATTAGAAGCGCTAGTGTACTGTAACCTAGGGGCTGGCGATGCATGCGTACCTCCTGTGCACGTTCCTCCTCTTCCGCCATTCTGGCCCTCATTACTCTGCACTTCCCCTCTAGAATGTCCATCTCTTGCTGCAGCTGTTCTAGTCTGCCTACCACTACACCGATGCTCCCCTAAAAACAAAAGAGTGCACATCTTCAGACATGGGGGGAAATGCAGCACAAGAATACACTCAACTCTACCATTGCATGGCAATAGTGTCAAATAATAATTAGTAATGCAATCAGCAAAAGAGCCAATAAGCATGTATATAGTAGCAACACCTACATTTTCACAGACAAACAGCTCTAACAAATCATAGACAGATGAATTGAAGGTACTttcaaatatttgtaatatCAGATGCGTCAGATTACTGCCCGTTACCTCAAACGCCTCAATTTCTGATTTTCCTTGCTTAAGCTTCTGGCTCTCTGCCTGGAACTGCCGGGACATTTGAACCATGTTTCCACATTTCTTTACAGGCACAGGAAGTTGGGAACATTTTGCTAGGAACCTGATGAAGGAAACATACTGCTGTTAAAAAGCAAGCTCATTTACTTCATGAGGTAAAAGCAGACTAATAGCTGCTTTGGTTATTACACTGAGAAGGAATTTAAGAAATGTCCTTTACTGTTCTTTCAGTAAGTTAAGGTGTTTCTGtgattcctctttctcttttcttctcagTGTGAGAGCAGTCCTGATGcataaagaaacattaaaagtgTCAAGTTTAACCAAAgtgtcatttaattttttattgatGTTAACTGTTAAATTAACAATCCTCACAGAATTGACATGCTTAGCATGGTGTCAAGAGCTACAATGGAGGACTTCTCCAGTGGCTTCCATTTCTCCCGTCCCTTCTGAACCTCAGCAGGCACTGGAAAATAAGGTAGGTGCAATGAAGCATGAGAGCTAAATTATAACAAATCATATTTAGTTATATTTCTATGACTAGCATGTGTTCTGTAGCAGTGGTCCCAAATTATGGGTTCTTcctcaaaaaatacattttataaaaaagaTTTGTGAATTTCCCAGATAGCTAGCCCGAacctcccccaccccaaatCATTACTGATATAAAGTTGTGATACCCAAATATGACTctcatattatatttatttatttatttatttattacttagcAACCATGGACGGCTTTGTTGGGTTCTCCAGACTCACAGTTATTCTTCC
The sequence above is a segment of the Electrophorus electricus isolate fEleEle1 chromosome 16, fEleEle1.pri, whole genome shotgun sequence genome. Coding sequences within it:
- the LOC113574598 gene encoding centromere protein Q isoform X2, producing the protein MKPARGSSRSSTRGPKAKVRGERRLPQTGKKPLPSGRKTQDKSRKNNLPAEVQKGREKWKPLEKSSIVALDTMLSMSILTALTLRRKEKEESQKHLNLLKEQFLAKCSQLPVPVKKCGNMVQMSRQFQAESQKLKQGKSEIEAFEGSIGVVVGRLEQLQQEMDILEGKCRVMRARMAEEEERAQEEQMLKMVSNPKVVMKVLQSKVTGTVRAFLELAHKHTDRLMTHPATTNTEDIVL
- the LOC113574597 gene encoding C3a anaphylatoxin chemotactic receptor, which encodes MSAPREDILRNSDTMADEASRVVQMVVTVVIFVVGVTMNGLVVWVLGLRRRKLRGSVGCETQGAGSFRVYVVNLAVSDLVLLLRTPLMLGYLANHNSWPFGEPVCQLVMVLRCLGLYAGAFLLSAVAVERCLCLLRPVWARLRRPRWVVPVVCTLLWIIASALSVPYIQSSGIKEFNNRTQCIENKDGHTLIVMETVGGFLLPLVLFLSCNLAVILAARRAEKRPTVVTTPPTSPTSPTSPTGSNYTSQKMTRLYQVLFLTMLIFLTCWVPYFTCRFLKALFEAKGWLDLMYRAMKGTYVALYLVYIKSALNPILYVFAARGLRHTVRASLLSTIERVFNEDMSESLRRKSLRRKDSQF
- the LOC113574598 gene encoding centromere protein Q isoform X1; amino-acid sequence: MKPARGSSRSSTRGPKAKVRGERRLPQTGKKPLPSGRKTQDKSRKNNLPAEVQKGREKWKPLEKSSIVALDTMLSMSILTALTLRRKEKEESQKHLNLLKEQFLAKCSQLPVPVKKCGNMVQMSRQFQAESQKLKQGKSEIEAFEGSIGVVVGRLEQLQQEMDILEGKCRVMRARMAEEEERAQEIFQLAEQTVLRLPAVPPQPDGELSVQEQMLKMVSNPKVVMKVLQSKVTGTVRAFLELAHKHTDRLMTHPATTNTEDIVL